From one Lycium ferocissimum isolate CSIRO_LF1 chromosome 7, AGI_CSIRO_Lferr_CH_V1, whole genome shotgun sequence genomic stretch:
- the LOC132065751 gene encoding transcription factor MYB46-like — protein sequence MRKPEFSSSSGSNNNNNNNNANVKLRKGLWSPEEDEKLMHYMLTNGQGCWSDVARNAGLQRCGKSCRLRWINYLRPDLKRGAFSPQEEEHIIHLHSLLGNRWSQIAARLPGRTDNEIKNFWNSTLKKRLKNSSSSSTPSPNASDSSSDQPCKDLNMGVTQQGFMSMQKHNLMSMYMDSTSCSSSSMALNTIIDPLPTLEHTLISGFNAPSYLSTTQPGMAQGGNIVSTNGGSLFYGNNHGIFGGNINMEGHELYVPPLESLSIEYQNVENGNFVQRNSHHQNNNNPNNMTNLNTSHNFNSSSNIKVENFGGIGNYWEGDDLKVGEWDLEELMKDVSAFPFLDFQVE from the exons ATGAGGAAGCCTGAGTTCTCCTCCTCCTCCGgcagtaacaacaacaataacaataataacgcGAACGTGAAACTAAGAAAAGGGTTGTGGTCACCGGAGGAAGATGAGAAGCTCATGCATTATATGCTAACAAATGGACAAGGGTGTTGGAGTGATGTAGCAAGAAATGCTGGTTTACAAAGATGTGGAAAGAGTTGCAGGCTAAGATGGATTAATTATTTGAGGCCAGATCTTAAGAGAGGTGCATTTTCACCTCAAGAAGAAGAGCATATTATACATTTGCATTCCCTTCTTGGTAACAG GTGGTCTCAAATAGCTGCACGTTTGCCTGGGCGTACTGATAATGAAATCAAGAATTTTTGGAATTCGaccttgaaaaagaggctaaagAACTCATCATCTTCCTCTACACCATCACCAAATGCAAGTGATTCATCCTCAGATCAGCCTTGCAAAGACCTCAACATGGGAGTCACTCAACAAGGATTCATGTCAATGCAAAAGCATAACCTAATGTCCATGTACATGGACTCAACCTCGTGTTCTTCCTCGTCCATGGCCCTAAACACCATTATTGATCCTTTGCCCACGCTCGAGCACACGCTAATTAGTGGATTCAACGCGCCCTCATACTTGAGTACTACACAACCAGGCATGGCACAAGGAGGGAATATTGTGAGTACTAATGGTGGAAGTCTTTTCTATGGAAATAACCATGGGATATTTGGAGGAAATATTAATATGGAAGGTCATGAGCTCTATGTTCCACCATTGGAGAGTCTCAGTATTGAGTATCAAAATGTTGAAAACGGGAATTTTGTTCAAAGGAACAGTCATCATCAGAACAACAATAACCCTAACAACATGACCAACTTGAATACTAGCCATAATTtcaatagtagtagtaatatcAAAGTAGAAAATTTTGGAGGGATAGGGAATTATTGGGAAGGAGATGATCTAAAAGTGGGAGAGTGGGACTTGGAGGAATTGATGAAGGATGTTTCAGCTTTCCCTTTTCTTGATTTCCAAGTTGAATAA